A genomic region of Arachis stenosperma cultivar V10309 chromosome 9, arast.V10309.gnm1.PFL2, whole genome shotgun sequence contains the following coding sequences:
- the LOC130951193 gene encoding F-box/kelch-repeat protein At3g23880-like — translation MPNPNTILTTVNVTMRGNLLGTTDKRPKPLSPTKAPPILPSEVIEEILVRVPASTLVKLKIVCKSWNALISNPEFARDHLHWSRADPSTRPRLIYSFSDDRKIRFSNPSSPLNEDGFFEMDVGLDILGSCNGLICLRWMTGYLRQSIRLWNPCTRSASDWLKIESQPGNMYGFGYDRVHHNYKFLYGHKIHTFGLNSRTTIVQDPPSYDPKPAIGTFVYGTLNWAAQARSNFLEWVILSFDLANENFCPLSLPDMDNSDERYVPAVGALRDRLCVCLKEKYGRWIFWVMEDYGVQESWTKFITIFSKRDQETLSCYSFKAMYMTENDDVLAVFFSPYNNVSFNLVIIEANDGRKSQRNLYMAGHQDCYVYHESLVSPSHLGLPSFHY, via the coding sequence ATGCCAAATCCAAACACCATATTAACTACTGTTAATGTTACAATGCGGGGAAACCTTCTCGGAACCACTGACAAGCGGCCGAAACCCCTCTCTCCAACGAAGGCGCCACCCATCCTTCCGAGCGAGGTGATCGAGGAGATCCTGGTGAGGGTTCCGGCGAGTACCCTTGTGAAATTGAAGATTGTGTGCAAATCATGGAATGCACTAATCTCCAACCCCGAATTCGCCAGAGACCACCTTCACTGGTCAAGAGCAGATCCAAGCACCCGCCCACGACTGATATATAGCTTTTCAGATGATCGCAAAATCCGATTTTCGAACCCATCCTCCCCTCTTAACGAAGATGGGTTCTTCGAGATGGATGTTGGTCTGGATATCTTGGGTTCCTGCAATGGCTTGATCTGCCTCCGCTGGATGACCGGTTATCTGCGGCAATCCATCAGATTGTGGAATCCCTGTACCAGATCAGCATCCGATTGGTTGAAAATTGAGTCGCAACCGGGTAACATGTATGGTTTTGGCTATGATCGTGTGCATCATAATTACAAGTTTCTATATGGCCACAAAATTCACACTTTCGGTTTGAATTCTCGGACAACCATCGTGCAAGATCCCCCATCTTACGACCCCAAGCCGGCGATAGGGACCTTTGTGTATGGCACTCTAAATTGGGCAGCTCAGGCTCGTAGCAACTTTCTCGAATGGGTGATCCTTTCCTTTGACTTAGCCAACGAGAATTTTTGCCCATTGTCTCTGCCTGATATGGATAATAGTGACGAGCGTTATGTTCCTGCCGTGGGTGCGTTGAGGGACAGGCTTTGTGTTTGTTTGAAGGAAAAGTATGGTCGTTGGATCTTCTGGGTGATGGAGGATTATGGAGTCCAAGAGTCTTGGACTAAGTTCATCACCATCTTTAGTAAGCGGGATCAAGAAACTCTATCGTGTTATTCATTTAAAGCCATGTACATGACGGAAAATGATGACGTTCTGGCTGTTTTCTTCAGTCCGTATAATAATGTATCTTTCAATTTAGTTATTATTGAAGCAAATGATGGCCGAAAATCGCAACGAAATCTTTACATGGCAGGTCATCAGGACTGCTATGTTTACCATGAAAGCTTGGTATCGCCCTCCCATTTAGGTCTTCCAAGTTTTCACTACTGA